A genomic segment from Moorena sp. SIOASIH encodes:
- a CDS encoding transposase — MVVLEFKVKGNKTQYAAIDDAIRTGQFVRNKCLRYWMDNKGVGQKDLYRHNTWLRSEFAFVKDLNSHACQASVERAYNSISRFYNNCKKQIPGKKGYPKFKKFSRSVEYKTSGWKLSPDTKSISFIDKKGIGKLKLKGTWELWRYDQKLIKRVRLVRRADGYYVQFCVKVDIKESLDPSHTNVGLDVGLKEFYTDSKGNTESNPRFYRKGEKRLKFYQRRVSRKKKGSANRKKAINRLGRTHLKISRQREEHAKRLARCVIRSNDLVAYEDLRVKNLVKNHCLAKSINDAGWYQFREWLEYFGQKFGRVTVAVNPAYTSQNCSNCGEVVNKSLSTRTHVCKCGCRLDRDHNAAKNILTRALSTVGHTGTLLNARGDLSSTLFGSDLKGQDESLNRESPSF, encoded by the coding sequence ATGGTCGTCTTAGAGTTCAAAGTCAAAGGGAATAAAACTCAATATGCCGCCATCGACGATGCGATCAGGACGGGTCAATTTGTACGCAATAAGTGTCTTCGATATTGGATGGACAATAAAGGCGTAGGACAAAAAGACCTTTATCGCCATAATACGTGGCTCAGATCTGAGTTTGCTTTTGTTAAAGATTTGAACTCTCATGCCTGTCAGGCTTCTGTGGAACGGGCTTATAATTCAATTTCTAGGTTCTACAACAACTGCAAGAAACAAATCCCTGGGAAGAAAGGCTATCCCAAGTTCAAGAAGTTTTCCAGATCAGTTGAGTATAAAACATCTGGTTGGAAGCTTTCCCCCGATACAAAGTCAATCTCCTTTATTGACAAAAAAGGAATAGGTAAACTCAAACTCAAGGGGACTTGGGAATTATGGCGTTACGACCAGAAATTGATCAAGCGAGTCAGATTAGTACGTCGCGCAGATGGTTATTATGTTCAATTCTGTGTCAAAGTTGATATTAAGGAATCTCTAGATCCCTCACATACCAACGTTGGATTAGATGTAGGGCTAAAAGAATTCTACACAGATTCTAAGGGAAACACAGAATCAAATCCAAGATTTTATCGTAAGGGCGAGAAGCGGCTGAAGTTTTATCAGCGCCGAGTTTCCCGTAAAAAGAAAGGCTCTGCTAACCGCAAGAAAGCAATTAATAGGCTAGGCAGGACACACCTCAAAATAAGTAGGCAACGTGAAGAACATGCCAAGAGGCTGGCACGTTGCGTAATCCGGTCTAACGACCTGGTCGCCTACGAAGACTTGAGGGTCAAAAACTTAGTTAAAAATCACTGTTTAGCCAAGTCTATTAATGATGCAGGTTGGTACCAATTTCGGGAATGGTTGGAATACTTTGGCCAAAAGTTTGGTCGGGTAACTGTTGCAGTAAACCCTGCCTATACCAGCCAAAATTGCTCCAATTGTGGCGAAGTAGTAAATAAGTCCTTATCGACTAGAACCCATGTCTGTAAGTGCGGGTGTCGGCTAGATCGCGACCACAACGCTGCAAAAAATATACTAACTAGAGCCTTAAGTACCGTGGGGCACACGGGAACTCTACTCAACGCTCGGGGAGATTTGTCCTCTACTCTTTTTGGTTCCGACCTGAAAGGGCAAGACGAGTCGCTGAACCGAGAATCCCCTAGCTTCTAG
- the ruvA gene encoding Holliday junction branch migration protein RuvA encodes MISYLKGTVASIQKSTGNRVTLILDVNYIGYEIQITRRLSQELPVALSEKTVQIFTHLQIREEQQVLYGFASAAERDLFRQLISVNGIGAQLAIALLDTLGLPNLVQAIVTGNIRALSKTPGVGSKTAERIALELKTKLAQWHKVSEVESPLSANGLSPGIQEDVEMTLLALGYENDEVAQALHAISEDVQVAKSKNAEDWIREAIAWLSR; translated from the coding sequence ATGATCAGCTATCTCAAGGGGACAGTAGCTAGCATTCAAAAAAGCACTGGTAATCGGGTCACTCTGATTCTAGATGTCAACTACATTGGGTATGAAATACAAATCACTCGCCGTTTGTCCCAGGAGTTGCCCGTAGCTTTATCGGAAAAAACCGTGCAAATCTTCACCCATTTGCAAATCCGGGAGGAGCAACAGGTGCTATACGGTTTTGCCTCAGCGGCTGAGAGGGATTTGTTTCGTCAGTTAATTAGTGTCAACGGTATTGGTGCTCAATTAGCGATCGCACTACTGGACACCTTGGGATTGCCTAATTTAGTCCAAGCGATTGTCACAGGTAATATTCGTGCCTTATCCAAAACCCCTGGTGTGGGTAGCAAAACCGCTGAACGCATTGCTCTAGAACTGAAAACGAAGTTGGCTCAATGGCATAAGGTATCGGAGGTAGAGTCCCCACTATCTGCTAATGGACTCTCACCAGGGATTCAGGAAGATGTGGAGATGACTCTTTTAGCTTTGGGATATGAAAATGATGAAGTGGCTCAAGCACTCCATGCTATTAGTGAGGATGTTCAGGTAGCTAAAAGCAAGAATGCGGAAGATTGGATTCGAGAAGCGATCGCTTGGTTGAGTCGCTGA
- a CDS encoding phosphotransacetylase family protein, producing the protein MAKSAKYLLIGSTEAYSGKSATILGIADQLQAKGITIAYCKPLGTFLSSNQGSTIEEDVQFITDILKLPENMVRSPLLFMDAQTIEKRLGGQDSTDYRQSLQDYLQPLSSDVILVEGAATLSAGTLFNLSLPKVAQTIDAAVLLVARFHSVLLADALLFAKQRLGESLLGVLINDIPQDKLSRVKTTLKPFLERQEIPVLGMLPRNNLLRSVSVRELVRQLQANVLCCPDRLDLMVESLTIGAMNVNAALKYLRKGVNMAVVTGGDRPDLQMAALETSTHCLILTGQVQPQSVVLRRAEEFEIPVLSVDLDTLTTVEIIDNSFGQVHLHEAIKVECMQQMMNEYFDIERLIKLLGLKPAL; encoded by the coding sequence GTGGCAAAATCCGCTAAGTATTTACTAATTGGGTCAACAGAAGCTTACAGCGGTAAGTCAGCAACGATCCTGGGAATTGCCGATCAACTGCAAGCAAAAGGGATAACGATTGCCTACTGTAAACCACTGGGTACCTTTTTGAGTAGCAATCAAGGGTCAACGATAGAAGAAGATGTCCAGTTTATCACTGACATACTTAAGTTGCCAGAGAACATGGTGCGATCGCCTTTGCTGTTTATGGATGCTCAAACTATTGAAAAACGCTTGGGAGGACAAGACTCAACAGATTACCGTCAGTCTCTTCAAGACTATCTCCAACCACTAAGTAGTGATGTAATTTTGGTGGAAGGAGCAGCAACCTTGAGTGCGGGGACTCTGTTTAACTTATCATTACCAAAAGTTGCTCAGACCATTGATGCTGCTGTCTTGTTGGTGGCTCGTTTTCACTCGGTTTTACTAGCAGATGCGTTGTTATTTGCTAAGCAACGTCTAGGGGAAAGCTTACTGGGAGTTTTAATTAATGATATTCCTCAAGATAAGCTATCAAGGGTGAAAACAACATTGAAACCGTTTCTGGAACGGCAAGAAATCCCAGTATTGGGAATGCTGCCTAGAAATAATCTGTTGCGCAGTGTTAGTGTTCGGGAACTAGTACGTCAGTTGCAAGCTAATGTGCTATGCTGCCCTGACCGCTTGGATTTGATGGTGGAAAGCTTGACAATTGGGGCGATGAATGTCAATGCTGCTCTGAAGTATTTACGCAAGGGCGTTAATATGGCGGTGGTGACGGGAGGCGATCGCCCAGACCTTCAGATGGCTGCTCTAGAAACCTCAACCCACTGTTTAATCCTTACCGGTCAAGTTCAGCCTCAATCGGTTGTTCTCAGACGTGCTGAAGAGTTTGAAATTCCGGTACTTTCCGTTGATTTAGACACCCTCACTACTGTTGAGATTATTGACAATTCTTTTGGTCAAGTACATCTCCATGAAGCAATTAAGGTGGAGTGTATGCAACAGATGATGAATGAATATTTCGACATTGAGCGGTTGATAAAGTTACTTGGTTTGAAACCAGCTTTATAG
- a CDS encoding reverse transcriptase domain-containing protein, producing the protein MSNRYSDLWKSQKWKQLRRNLFRLQKRVYKAVQAGDLRKARSLQKLIMKSRSAQLLAIRQVTQLNQGKRTAGIDGKASLTYEERFEVLKKLVSTAENWTHQGLREIPIAKKNGDTRMLKVPTIQDRAWQVSAKYALEPAHEATFSAFSYGFRTGRCAQDAQKMLFNNLNSSCNGINKRVIELDIKKCFDRISHSSIMDRLLAPAGLKQGIFRCLKAGINPEFPEQGTPQGGVVSPLLANIALDGIEEINPKVRSIRYADDMVIILKAKDNAENILGKIKDFLKERGMEISVEKTKITKTTDGFDFLGWKFRVQKNGKFRSIPSEENHRNIRKKIKAVVNSSNYGAKVKAKKLAPIVRGWRNYHKNCDMSGSRNSLWFMEKTANKKFRKEKKVNRHKANELCKKGFPAVGYKQFKHNNVKGTKSPYDGDLVYWSGRNSKLYDNATAEALKKQNHSCGYCGMKFIDEEKVHLHHIDGNHDNWKKANLMAIHQSCHQQLHWSQKDT; encoded by the coding sequence ATGTCGAATAGATATAGTGACCTATGGAAAAGTCAAAAGTGGAAGCAACTCCGCCGGAACCTTTTCCGCCTACAAAAGCGAGTTTATAAAGCAGTTCAAGCTGGCGACCTGAGGAAAGCTCGGTCTCTACAGAAACTGATAATGAAATCCCGGTCAGCCCAACTTCTGGCTATCCGACAAGTGACACAGCTCAATCAGGGAAAAAGAACCGCCGGAATAGATGGGAAAGCCTCCCTGACATATGAGGAAAGGTTCGAGGTACTTAAAAAACTAGTATCTACTGCGGAAAACTGGACGCATCAAGGCTTAAGGGAAATCCCGATAGCTAAGAAAAACGGAGATACCAGAATGTTGAAAGTACCGACAATCCAAGACAGAGCTTGGCAAGTAAGCGCAAAATATGCTCTAGAACCAGCTCACGAGGCCACGTTCAGCGCCTTCAGCTATGGATTTAGAACAGGCAGATGTGCCCAGGACGCACAAAAAATGCTATTCAATAACCTGAATTCAAGCTGCAACGGCATCAATAAGAGAGTCATAGAACTAGACATCAAGAAGTGCTTTGACCGCATCTCCCATAGCTCAATTATGGATAGATTGCTAGCACCTGCGGGTCTGAAACAGGGGATATTCAGATGTCTAAAAGCAGGCATCAATCCGGAATTCCCAGAGCAAGGAACACCCCAAGGAGGTGTGGTCAGCCCACTTTTGGCTAATATCGCACTTGACGGAATAGAGGAAATAAACCCCAAAGTCAGGAGCATCAGATATGCAGACGACATGGTAATAATCCTCAAGGCCAAAGATAATGCTGAGAACATACTAGGGAAGATAAAGGACTTCCTCAAAGAACGCGGGATGGAAATAAGCGTTGAAAAGACAAAGATAACCAAAACGACAGACGGATTTGATTTTCTGGGGTGGAAATTTCGCGTCCAAAAAAACGGAAAGTTCCGGTCAATTCCCTCAGAGGAAAACCACCGGAACATACGTAAGAAAATCAAAGCCGTGGTCAACAGCTCGAACTATGGAGCCAAAGTAAAGGCCAAAAAGTTAGCGCCCATTGTGCGTGGATGGAGAAATTACCACAAAAACTGCGATATGAGTGGGTCACGAAATAGCCTCTGGTTCATGGAAAAAACGGCCAACAAAAAATTCCGAAAGGAAAAGAAAGTGAACCGACATAAAGCCAACGAACTATGCAAAAAGGGATTCCCCGCAGTAGGGTATAAACAGTTCAAACACAATAACGTCAAAGGAACTAAGTCCCCCTACGACGGAGACTTAGTTTACTGGAGCGGAAGAAATTCCAAACTATACGACAATGCTACAGCCGAAGCCTTGAAAAAGCAAAACCATTCCTGTGGATATTGTGGAATGAAATTCATTGATGAGGAAAAGGTACACTTACACCACATTGATGGAAATCACGACAACTGGAAGAAAGCCAATCTTATGGCCATACACCAGAGCTGTCATCAACAATTACATTGGAGCCAAAAAGATACCTAG
- a CDS encoding Uma2 family endonuclease: MSQEYLLIDTQQITIECFRRNPQGKWELNPYKEGEEIHLTSIDFSCPISLIYEDVTL, encoded by the coding sequence ATGTCACAAGAATACCTTTTGATTGATACTCAACAGATCACTATCGAGTGCTTCCGGCGCAATCCACAAGGCAAATGGGAACTCAATCCCTACAAAGAAGGAGAGGAAATTCACTTGACCAGCATTGATTTTAGTTGTCCCATCTCCTTAATTTATGAGGATGTTACTTTATAG
- a CDS encoding NAD-binding protein, with product MKPRIIICGLGRTGYKIFRLLKQQGVAVVGISNRIMPGDENNIIIGDLRAVSTLLAAGLEHAQTLVLACNDDALNLAILTQARVINPRIRIVNRLFNTSLGTRLDQTLPDHVSMSVSSLAAPVFAFAAMGNRAIGQLKLYNQTWPIQEEIITESHPWMGTQLSDLWDERRRMLIYYLPMDSKLDLVSAVVQGKQLQPGDRLIIGTQPRFRPKRQSWLQKLLKVFTNLQQFQHHAQPMLVVTLFLLLIIFTATLTYVCVNLETSIVDALYFSVGMITGAGGQEEVAEKSPDSIKVFTAVMMLVGAGVIGICYALLNDFVLGTRLKQFWDAARVPYKNHYVVCGLGNVGVQILYQLHAQGHELVVIESNPNNRFLNIVRSLGIAVIHGDASLPATLTAAHIQRAEALLAVTSDDTANLEIALSAKSLASKLSVVVRNQDPHFSHMVQQVFEFEAVLSPTELATPSFAAAALGGQVLGNGMIGDTLWVALATKITTEHPFCGRRVKDAARSADFVPLYVETKYQTIHGWDLLEINLAAGDLLYLTMPAVGLEQLWRTTPPQMMLR from the coding sequence ATGAAACCCCGCATCATTATCTGTGGCTTGGGTCGCACTGGATACAAAATATTCCGCTTACTGAAGCAGCAGGGAGTAGCTGTTGTTGGCATCAGCAACAGAATAATGCCTGGTGACGAAAACAATATTATTATTGGAGACTTGCGGGCTGTTTCTACCCTACTTGCAGCTGGACTCGAACATGCCCAAACCCTGGTTCTGGCCTGTAATGACGATGCTCTCAATCTGGCAATCCTGACTCAGGCACGAGTGATTAATCCCCGGATTCGGATCGTTAACCGATTGTTTAATACCAGCCTAGGTACTCGTTTAGATCAGACCCTACCGGATCATGTCAGCATGAGTGTTTCTTCTCTAGCAGCACCGGTATTTGCCTTCGCAGCAATGGGGAATCGAGCCATTGGGCAACTCAAGCTATACAATCAAACCTGGCCGATACAAGAAGAAATTATCACCGAAAGCCACCCTTGGATGGGAACACAGTTGAGTGACCTGTGGGATGAGCGTAGGCGAATGTTGATCTACTACTTACCGATGGACTCGAAGTTAGATCTAGTTTCCGCAGTAGTTCAGGGGAAACAGTTACAACCTGGCGATCGCTTAATTATTGGTACTCAGCCTCGGTTTCGTCCTAAACGCCAATCCTGGCTACAGAAACTGCTGAAAGTTTTCACAAACTTACAACAGTTTCAGCATCATGCTCAACCAATGTTAGTAGTGACCCTTTTCCTACTCCTGATAATTTTTACGGCCACATTGACTTATGTGTGTGTCAACCTAGAAACCTCTATTGTTGATGCTCTATATTTTTCTGTGGGTATGATTACGGGTGCTGGTGGTCAAGAAGAAGTAGCAGAAAAGTCCCCGGACAGTATTAAAGTATTTACTGCTGTGATGATGTTAGTAGGGGCTGGTGTGATTGGGATTTGCTATGCTCTGCTAAACGATTTTGTCTTAGGTACCCGACTCAAACAGTTTTGGGATGCTGCGAGAGTTCCCTACAAAAATCACTATGTTGTATGTGGACTGGGAAATGTAGGAGTCCAAATCCTCTACCAACTTCATGCCCAAGGCCATGAATTGGTGGTGATTGAGAGTAACCCCAACAATCGTTTCCTGAACATTGTTCGTTCTTTAGGTATTGCAGTCATTCACGGAGATGCCAGTTTACCTGCTACACTCACAGCAGCACACATCCAACGAGCAGAAGCCCTGTTAGCAGTTACTAGTGATGATACTGCCAATTTAGAAATTGCTCTAAGTGCCAAAAGTCTAGCTTCGAAATTGTCAGTGGTTGTCCGCAATCAAGACCCGCACTTTTCCCACATGGTACAGCAAGTGTTTGAATTTGAAGCAGTATTGTCTCCCACAGAATTAGCCACCCCTTCCTTTGCAGCTGCGGCATTAGGTGGACAAGTGTTAGGCAATGGTATGATTGGGGATACGCTTTGGGTTGCCTTAGCAACTAAGATTACCACCGAACATCCCTTCTGTGGACGCCGTGTTAAAGATGCTGCCAGGTCCGCTGACTTTGTGCCACTTTATGTTGAAACTAAGTATCAAACGATTCATGGCTGGGATTTATTGGAAATTAACCTAGCCGCAGGTGATCTTTTGTATCTAACCATGCCAGCAGTTGGTTTAGAGCAATTGTGGCGCACAACACCACCTCAAATGATGCTGAGGTGA
- the rbsK gene encoding ribokinase: MKPVIVFGSINMDLVAKTPRLPVPGETLQGHEFFTAPGGKGANQAVAVARLGIPTKMVGRVGSDDFGTHLRQSLGVTGVDTDGVLVEEGVSSGIAVISVDQAGENTIIFVAGANGHVNETDVERLSSLLPEAAVLLMQLEIPMSVVLLVAAAAQKVGCPVILDPAPAQELPEELYSMVDIMTPNQLEASVLVDFPVDTIESAKNASEVLLARGVDTVIVTLGEQGVFCATGSESFFVPAFSVEAVDTVAAGDAFNGAMAVAIAKGLPLRQAVVWGAAAGALAVTKAGAQPSLPDQETFNAFLTELGISY, encoded by the coding sequence ATGAAACCAGTTATTGTTTTCGGCAGTATCAATATGGATTTGGTAGCCAAAACTCCCCGGTTACCAGTTCCAGGTGAAACACTACAAGGCCATGAATTTTTTACTGCTCCTGGTGGGAAAGGGGCAAATCAAGCTGTGGCGGTGGCACGGTTGGGTATCCCCACTAAAATGGTGGGGCGCGTCGGTAGTGATGATTTTGGGACTCATCTACGCCAAAGTCTAGGGGTAACGGGTGTTGACACCGATGGCGTTTTGGTTGAGGAGGGGGTCAGTTCTGGGATTGCAGTGATTTCGGTGGATCAGGCTGGGGAGAATACCATTATTTTCGTGGCTGGTGCTAATGGCCATGTTAATGAAACTGATGTGGAACGCCTCAGTAGTTTGTTGCCAGAAGCCGCTGTTTTATTGATGCAGTTGGAGATTCCCATGTCGGTGGTGCTCTTAGTAGCAGCAGCAGCTCAGAAAGTCGGTTGTCCAGTGATTCTTGACCCAGCACCAGCTCAGGAGTTACCAGAGGAACTGTATAGCATGGTGGATATTATGACACCGAATCAGTTGGAAGCCTCTGTACTAGTGGATTTTCCTGTCGATACCATAGAGTCAGCCAAGAACGCATCAGAAGTACTGTTGGCACGAGGTGTGGATACGGTGATTGTGACCTTAGGGGAGCAGGGGGTTTTCTGTGCCACTGGTTCTGAATCGTTCTTCGTCCCCGCTTTTTCTGTTGAGGCTGTGGATACTGTGGCGGCTGGAGATGCGTTTAATGGTGCCATGGCTGTGGCAATAGCCAAAGGGTTACCCTTGCGGCAAGCGGTAGTATGGGGAGCTGCAGCTGGGGCGCTTGCTGTCACTAAGGCTGGGGCTCAGCCATCTTTGCCGGATCAAGAGACATTCAATGCCTTTCTCACAGAATTAGGTATTAGCTATTAG
- a CDS encoding DCC1-like thiol-disulfide oxidoreductase family protein, whose product MGYHVIYDGDCNLCVTLVQLLENLDQGKLFDYIPMQDKEACGKLRVTPLECEMGMILIDASSDDCRWQGSDAAEEIGRLLPLGNIFVSAYRAMPGVKSVGDHVYEQIRDNRYSWFGKRSTTYKSVYPVGCKANPS is encoded by the coding sequence ATGGGATATCACGTTATTTACGATGGCGACTGTAATCTTTGTGTGACTCTGGTACAGCTACTAGAAAATCTGGATCAGGGCAAGCTATTTGATTACATACCGATGCAGGATAAAGAAGCTTGCGGAAAATTACGGGTAACACCTCTCGAGTGTGAGATGGGTATGATTTTGATCGATGCTTCTTCTGATGATTGTCGATGGCAAGGAAGTGATGCCGCTGAAGAGATTGGGCGTCTATTGCCATTGGGTAATATCTTTGTATCCGCTTATCGGGCAATGCCTGGGGTGAAGTCGGTAGGGGATCACGTTTACGAGCAGATTCGGGATAATCGTTACAGTTGGTTTGGTAAGCGTTCTACTACGTATAAATCGGTTTACCCAGTAGGTTGCAAGGCTAATCCCAGTTGA
- the ebsA gene encoding type IV pilus biogenesis protein EbsA, which translates to MSIEKLKPADKGAVGIYVPYYQGNKRNLLPIAISLYQKGSLEGRRHIEGGDSIPFVATWFVSNLPSELTRCRLQFDGNADLSYELTMQNSEFVNYLIEVIMNFKRSRITDFSKAFYRKLLRIDE; encoded by the coding sequence ATGTCGATCGAAAAACTTAAGCCTGCCGACAAAGGAGCTGTCGGGATTTATGTTCCCTACTACCAGGGTAATAAACGGAATCTTTTACCTATAGCAATTAGCCTCTACCAAAAAGGGTCTTTGGAAGGTCGTCGCCACATAGAAGGCGGTGATAGTATTCCCTTCGTTGCTACTTGGTTTGTATCTAATCTTCCTTCGGAACTAACTCGTTGCCGATTACAGTTTGATGGTAACGCGGATCTTAGTTACGAACTTACTATGCAAAATTCTGAGTTTGTGAATTACTTAATCGAAGTCATTATGAACTTTAAGCGATCGCGCATAACGGATTTTTCCAAGGCATTCTACCGCAAACTACTACGCATTGATGAATAA
- a CDS encoding DUF2780 domain-containing protein, translating to MELIQLLTENLGVQENQAQGGAGLIFQLAKDKLGDESFAPVLQSIPGINDLLQAAPKSGGMMGALGGLAASIGGEVGQLGTLATLAGGFSQLGMDSGMISKFLPIVISFVQNQGGDEIKNLLEKVLS from the coding sequence ATGGAACTGATTCAACTCTTAACTGAAAACCTGGGAGTGCAAGAGAATCAAGCCCAAGGCGGAGCTGGACTTATTTTCCAACTGGCAAAGGACAAGCTGGGAGATGAGAGTTTTGCCCCAGTACTGCAATCTATTCCAGGGATAAATGATTTGCTCCAAGCAGCACCAAAAAGTGGTGGCATGATGGGAGCCTTGGGAGGATTAGCGGCATCAATCGGTGGTGAGGTTGGACAATTAGGAACTCTAGCTACCCTGGCAGGAGGTTTTTCTCAACTAGGCATGGATAGTGGGATGATTTCTAAATTTCTACCGATAGTCATCTCTTTCGTTCAAAACCAAGGTGGGGACGAGATCAAAAACCTTTTGGAAAAAGTCTTGAGCTAG
- a CDS encoding sucrose-phosphate phosphatase — protein MTKFLFVTDLDNTLVGDDQALLKLNPLLSQHRQEHGTRIVYATGRSHSSYHELKAEKPLLDPDALITSVGTEIYDNDRQDTPNPDWWSKLSEGWDREMIVETAAQYPDLIPQVESEQRPFKVSYHLTEEAALRVLPQLESQLQGRGVNFKLIYSGGKDLDILPSNSDKGLAVEFLRQQWGIEPERTVVCGDSGNDIALFSVGFSRGIIVGNARPELRKWYENNSADYHYLAQAHCAGGILEGLKYFSFLS, from the coding sequence GTGACTAAATTTCTGTTTGTAACTGACCTTGACAATACTCTAGTAGGGGATGATCAGGCTCTCCTTAAACTGAACCCTCTGCTAAGTCAGCATCGCCAAGAACATGGTACAAGAATCGTTTATGCTACAGGGCGATCCCATAGTTCCTACCACGAGCTCAAAGCCGAGAAGCCACTTCTTGATCCAGATGCTCTGATCACCTCTGTGGGTACAGAAATTTATGATAATGATCGCCAAGATACGCCCAATCCAGACTGGTGGTCCAAGTTATCTGAAGGCTGGGATCGGGAAATGATTGTCGAAACGGCTGCCCAATATCCTGACTTAATTCCCCAAGTAGAATCAGAACAACGCCCCTTTAAAGTCAGCTATCACCTGACGGAAGAAGCAGCTTTGAGGGTGCTACCTCAACTGGAATCTCAGCTTCAAGGAAGGGGTGTTAATTTCAAGTTGATCTATAGTGGTGGGAAAGACTTAGACATTCTACCCAGCAATAGCGATAAAGGTCTAGCGGTAGAGTTTTTACGGCAACAGTGGGGAATTGAGCCGGAACGGACAGTGGTTTGTGGCGACTCAGGAAATGACATTGCCTTATTTAGCGTTGGCTTTTCCCGAGGAATTATAGTCGGTAACGCCCGACCAGAACTTCGCAAGTGGTACGAAAACAACTCAGCAGATTACCATTACCTGGCTCAAGCTCACTGTGCAGGTGGTATACTGGAAGGTTTGAAATATTTTAGCTTTTTGAGTTAG